The following proteins are co-located in the Salvelinus fontinalis isolate EN_2023a chromosome 41, ASM2944872v1, whole genome shotgun sequence genome:
- the LOC129840323 gene encoding coiled-coil domain-containing protein 122-like: MANSAGMTLTTIHLLSSDVTASLPCIAVETHQGPDFSLTQALEDVSQQGYAQIVALQEKQQVLSSLQAILSDIEKKVKEAEVELKSNVRQILILEGEMEHLQRHMQDLGLRSITVYNENTELRLLIEEEEDNSICVLAGYNTYRNKMEGHRTAVLQAESQTKAHRELVEKRALVRVLTERREELRADLENPEGNAVKQAQKEMDDMRGQISDRRKMVTERRELILKEFESHTLIKKHIEIQNRRYDAIVKRLHCQLMKAQSGHRQLSDDIYHMEREIQDLKRHLEVP, encoded by the exons CTAACAACAATCCACCTTCTTTCTTCAGACGTGACAGCGTCCCTTCCATGTATTGCTGTAGAGACACACCAAGGGCCTGACTTCTCTCTAACACAAGCTTTAGAAGACGTCTCTCAACAAGGATATGCCCAGATTGTGGCCCTCCAGGAGAAACAACAAGTGCTCAGCTCTCTCCAG GCCATACTATCAGACATTGAGAAGAAAGTCAAAGAAGCTGAAGTGGAGTTAAAATCCAATGTGAGGCAGATTCTCATCCTGGAGGGTGAGATGGAACACCTGCAGCGACACATGCAAGACCTGGGCTTGCGTTCCATCACCGTCTACAACGAAAACACAGAGCTCCGACTGCTGatcgaggaagaggaggacaactcCATCTGCGTGCTGGCCGGTTACAACACCTACCGGAACAAGATGGAGGGTCACCGGACAGCCGTCTTGCAAGCGGAGAGCCAGACGAAGGCTCACAGGGAGCTAGTGGAGAAGAGGGCTCTGGTCAGAGTgctcacagagaggagagaggagctgagggCCGACCTGGAGAACCCAGAGGGGAACGCTGTGAAGCAGGCACAG AAAGAGATGGATGACATGAGGGGGCAGATCTCAGACCGGAGGAAGATGGTGACTGAGAGAAGAGAGCTCATCCTGAAGGAGTTTGAGAGTCACACACTGATCAAGAAGCATATCGAG ATCCAGAACAGACGGTATGATGCCATCGTGAAGCGTCTCCACTGCCAACTGATGAAGGCCCAGTCCGGCCACAGGCAGTTGTCTGATGATATCTatcacatggagagagagatccAGGACCTCAAGAGACACCTCGAGGTGCCATAA